A window of Cryptomeria japonica chromosome 3, Sugi_1.0, whole genome shotgun sequence contains these coding sequences:
- the LOC131050321 gene encoding G-type lectin S-receptor-like serine/threonine-protein kinase LECRK3, translating to MAACHVLLPLAFIVCLLWPINVFGQQQQINIASTLNTSTHSKWVSPNGEFAFGFDITTPTQYLIGVWFDDINFPKSLVWTANRDKPLEEGSTLQLNVTGLHVFDSQGRLQTIFPSLTGVDAAEVRKNGNFVVLDKSNNTIWQSFDHPTDTLLPGQTLKRGSKIYSSATTATYSTGRFVLAYQNNGDLILSLAERLGDNSSDYWKLAIGNNSTALNISTNGYLCFVDNSSNASITPCNVSSREAQKQAVRKVSLDADGILRGYLWSKPDDDGDEGNNPTPSWVPAWQALDDPCQVSGQCGFNSICNVTQDKLPSCTCPPGFSLVDKKDPLKGCLQNSYDQICSANASSAVMMELESVDWPGNDYATILSFNESECKQACLDDCMCIVVIYEIGICRKKASPLRDGRITSASKAFVKVLSKVLPPSTAPSEYGDQRKESSEKLISSIAFSLVGCLSALIVVMLIIWLFVCLPKLRTVQEKGSFDGGLKSFTYQELYLATKGFKEELGRGAFGKVYKGELLDGRMIAVKKLEKPVKRDSRVDGGADEKEFRAEMNSIGATHHKNLVQLYGFCEEGYHRLLVYQYMSNGSLDQVLFKSGIYLDWKLRVQIALGIARGLLYLHEECMNRILHCDIKPQNILLDENLNAKISDFGMAKLIRTEQTRTFTQARGTFGYIAPEWYKNMAITVKVDIYSFGVMLLEIICRRKMVDLDVLENEMVLSDWAYDCLKRGGLIELVQEQLSREELSELERMVLLGLWCIQQDPCFRPSTKAVVQMLEGTIEICVPPLPTPPSSPSTAASHASNSTDHISFIR from the coding sequence ATGGCAGCCTGTCATGTGCTCCTTCCTTTGGCCTTCATTGTCTGTCTGCTCTGGCCAATCAATGTGTTTGGCCAGCAGCAACAGATCAACATTGCCTCAACTCTCAATACTTCCACACACTCAAAATGGGTTTCACCAAATGGGGAATTTGCATTTGGGTTTGATATTACAACTCCCACGCAATATTTGATTGGTGTGTGGTTTGACGACATAAATTTTCCAAAAAGTCTGGTTTGGACAGCCAACAGAGACAAACCGCTGGAAGAGGGTTCTACTCTGCAGCTCAATGTGACCGGCCTCCACGTCTTTGATTCCCAAGGGAGGTTACAGACCATATTTCCTTCCCTCACAGGAGTAGATGCTGCTGAAGTGAGAAAAAATGGTAACTTTGTGGTGCTAgacaaatctaacaacaccatctGGCAGAGCTTCGACCATCCTACAGATACTCTCTTGCCCGGCCAAACACTGAAGCGTGGATCTAAAATCTATTCCAGCGCTACCACTGCAACCTATTCAACGGGGAGATTCGTGTTGGCGTATCAGAATAATGGGGATTTGATCCTTTCACTGGCTGAGCGTTTGGGTGACAATTCGAGCGATTACTGGAAGTTAGCGATTGGTAATAATTCTACTGCCTTGAACATTTCTACGAATGGATACTTATGTTTTGTAGACAATTCTTCAAATGCTAGTATTACTCCATGTAATGTTAGCTCTAGAGAGGCGCAGAAACAGGCTGTTCGTAAAGTGAGCTTAGATGCCGATGGAATTTTGAGAGGGTATTTGTGGAGTAAGCCAGATGATGATGGCGATGAAGGTAATAATCCTACTCCTTCCTGGGTACCTGCATGGCAAGCCTTGGATGATCCTTGCCAAGTGAGTGGTCAGTGTGGATTCAACAGCATCTGTAATGTGACCCAGGATAAGTTACCGTCCTGTACATGCCCTCCAGGATTCTCTCTGGTTGATAAAAAAGACCCATTGAAGGGATGCCTTCAAAATTCTTACGATCAGATCTGCAGTGCCAATGCAAGCAGTGCTGTGATGATGGAGCTTGAAAGCGTGGATTGGCCAGGGAATGACTATGCAACAATTTTGTCTTTTAATGAAAGTGAGTGCAAGCAGGCGTGCCTGGATGATTGTATGTGCATAGTGGTCATCTATGAAATTGGAATTTGCCGGAAGAAAGCGAGCCCACTAAGGGATGGCCGCATAACATCTGCCAGCAAAGCTTTTGTCAAGGTATTATCCAAAGTCCTCCCTCCATCAACTGCTCCGTCAGAGTATGGAGATCAGAGGAAGGAGTCCAGTGAGAAGCTAATTAGTTCCATTGCATTTAGCCTGGTGGGTTGTCTTTCGGCTCTTATAGTAGTCATGTTGATAATATGGTTATTTGTCTGTCTTCCCAAGCTGAGAACTGTACAAGAAAAGGGTTCATTCGATGGGGGACTAAAATCATTTACATATCAAGAACTATACTTGGCAACAAAAGGATTTAAAGAAGAGCTGGGAAGAGGTGCCTTCGGAAAGGTGTATAAAGGGGAACTGTTGGACGGAAGAATGATTGCTGTGAAGAAGCTTGAGAAGCCCGTGAAGCGAGACAGCCGCGTTGATGGAGGAGCAGATGAAAAGGAGTTTAGAGCAGAGATGAATAGCATTGGAGCAACCCATCATAAAAATCTCGTTCAGCTGTATGGTTTTTGTGAGGAGGGTTACCACAGGCTTTTGGTGTACCAATACATGAGCAATGGGTCTCTAGACCAGGTTCTTTTCAAAAGTGGCATCTATCTTGACTGGAAGTTGCGTGTTCAAATCGCTCTTGGAATTGCAAGGGGACTCCTCTATTTGCACGAAGAGTGTATGAATCGTATACTCCACTGTGACATCAAGCCTCAGAACATACTTCTGGATGAAAATCTCAATGCAAAAATATCCGACTTTGGCATGGCTAAATTGATCAGGACAGAACAGACCCGCACATTTACTCAAGCGCGGGGGACCTTTGGTTACATAGCTCCTGAATGGTACAAGAATATGGCAATCACTGTGAAAGTTGACATTTATAGCTTTGGAGTGATGCTGCTAGAAATTATTTGTAGGAGGAAAATGGTGGATCTGGATGTCCTGGAGAATGAAATGGTTTTGTCTGATTGGGCTTATGACTGTTTGAAACGAGGAGGGCTGATAGAGTTGGTCCAGGAGCAGCTGTCCAGAGaggagttgagtgagttggaaAGGATGGTGTTGCTGGGACTATGGTGTATTCAACAGGATCCCTGTTTTCGACCATCGACCAAAGCAGTTGTTCAGATGTTGGAAGGCACAATTGAGATTTGTGTGCCGCCGCTCCCTACTCCGCCATCTTCTCCTTCAACTGCTGCAAGTCACGCCTCTAATTCAACCGACCATATTTCTTTTATCAGATAG